Proteins from a single region of Pungitius pungitius chromosome 4, fPunPun2.1, whole genome shotgun sequence:
- the si:ch1073-459b3.2 gene encoding growth arrest-specific protein 1, translating into MRCWCGALALLPWVLVALDAQLICWQALLRCHEEPQCELAYGQYLAACEGNIRGTRRQCPSHCINALIRLNHTRGGPDLETCDCARDQECLGAKRAVEPCLPRRHPSDAGGIGCMEARQRCEEDVDCHASLAAYMSYCGQLFNGRKCSSKCKATIQQMLFIPNGALLNRCVCDGVERPFCEVVKENMSKLCAIGDRTAISDQPDVDDLYEDEDYDPKSEREEEFCSSASQRSPGSVALLFLPLARILF; encoded by the coding sequence ATGCGATGCTGGTGCGGCGCCCTGGCACTTCTCCCCTGGGTGCTGGTGGCCCTGGACGCTCAGCTCATCTGCTGGCAGGCGCTCCTGCGGTGCCACGAGGAGCCCCAGTGCGAGCTCGCGTACGGCCAGTACCTGGCGGCCTGTGAGGGGAACATCAGGGGGACGAGGAGGCAGTGTCCCAGCCACTGCATCAACGCGCTGATCCGGCTCAATCACACCCGCGGCGGGCCGGACCTGGAGACCTGCGACTGCGCGCGGGACCAGGAGTGCCTCGGCGCGAAGCGCGCCGTGGAGCCGTGCCTCCCGCGCCGGCACCCGAGCGACGCCGGCGGGATCGGCTGCATGGAGGCTCGGCAGCGCTGCGAGGAGGACGTCGACTGCCACGCCTCCCTGGCGGCCTACATGTCGTACTGCGGGCAGCTGTTCAACGGGCGGAAGTGCTCGTCCAAGTGCAAGGCCACCATCCAGCAGATGCTGTTCATCCCGAACGGCGCGCTGCTCAACCGCTGCGTGTGCGACGGCGTGGAGAGGCCCTTCTGCGAGGTGGTGAAGGAGAACATGAGCAAGCTGTGCGCCATAGGGGACCGCACGGCCATTTCAGACCAGCCGGATGTGGATGACCTGTATGAGGATGAGGACTATGACCCTaaaagtgagagagaggaggagtttTGCTCCTCTGCTTCCCAGAGGTCACCCGGCAGCGTGGCGCTCCTGTTTCTTCCTCTGGCGCGGATATTGTTCTGA